The nucleotide sequence GCAGCCGTTTCGGTTCCCACCGGCGGGCGCCGGTGCCGGTCAGCGCGAGCATCTGCAGCCACGCGGTCAGCTCCGTAGCGAGCTGGACGACGGCGACCCAGATCTGATTTTGCGCGAACGCAGTCAAGGGCAGGTTCCGCAGCCCGGTGTCTTTCGCGTTGCGGATCCGGTCTTCGCAGCGGGCCCGGTGGCGGTGCCGCAACTCCAGGTCCGCGAGTTGCCCACCAACAGTGTTGGTGACGAACGCGGTCAGCCGGTTGCCGCCTGAGTCGGTGAACCGCAGCTGCGCCCCGGGGTGCGGACGTTCGGCCCGGACGATCACCCGCATCCCTGCCGGCCACGTTGACAGGTCCAGCAGGCCGGTGAGTTCGGTGACCCACGCCCCGTCGCGGACCTTCCCATCGCCGTCGTAGGCCGGGGTCCACCCTTGGTCGGGGATCAGGTTGATCTTGTCGACGATGTCCTGCGTCAGCCCGAACCCCACCGAATACGACAGGCCCTGCCCGGCCAGCCACTTCAGGTATTCGTGGGTGCCGCCGCCGCTGTCGGCGCGGACCAGCACCCTGCGCCCGATCCGGCCACCGCGGCGGTTGAAGGGCAACTGCCGCAACGCATCCTTGGTGACCGCGATGTGGTCGGCGGCGGTGTTGGATCCGGCCCTTCCGGGGCGCAGCATCATCGACAGTGGCTCACCGGTGCCGTCGGGGCCGTGGTCC is from Nakamurella sp. PAMC28650 and encodes:
- a CDS encoding IS1380 family transposase, whose product is MSKRTGFYPPLTVDTTAKRVVSHAGAVLLVTTAGKVGLDRALSAALAPWRKQWAVLDPGKILLDLAISVAIGGDCLADISALRSEPAVFGRVASDPTVSRLIDALAATPQAALAAINQARATVRQRVWKMAGKDAPDFEISRDRPLIIDLDATLITSHSEKELAAPTYKKGFGFHPLGSWVDHGPDGTGEPLSMMLRPGRAGSNTAADHIAVTKDALRQLPFNRRGGRIGRRVLVRADSGGGTHEYLKWLAGQGLSYSVGFGLTQDIVDKINLIPDQGWTPAYDGDGKVRDGAWVTELTGLLDLSTWPAGMRVIVRAERPHPGAQLRFTDSGGNRLTAFVTNTVGGQLADLELRHRHRARCEDRIRNAKDTGLRNLPLTAFAQNQIWVAVVQLATELTAWLQMLALTGTGARRWEPKRLRLQLFSVAGTIARRSRRVWLRLSGHATHRHLFTTALDRLTQLPAPT